A genomic window from Pseudonocardia broussonetiae includes:
- the surE gene encoding 5'/3'-nucleotidase SurE encodes MASSRRLRALITNDDGIDSPGLWTLAASARDAGFDVVVAAPHVDASGVGASVLSVREDGRVRLHPREIPGLDGVPAFAVEGHPAFIVTSAGRGWLDPEPDVVLSGINLGANTGHAVLHSGTVGAALAAGLQGRRSLAVSLDTGWTPPERPHWEAAAQVLPEVLDLLLGTEEGTVLNLNVPDLPPAELGPLREARLAAFGMVQVRIAQRTTDGGEGLHMTWDDRAEPPEPGTDTALLREGHPTLTRLVSVGERPGVLGPGVPTS; translated from the coding sequence GTGGCCTCCTCGCGACGACTCCGCGCCCTGATCACCAACGACGACGGCATCGACTCGCCCGGGCTGTGGACGCTGGCCGCGTCCGCGCGGGACGCTGGGTTCGACGTGGTCGTGGCGGCGCCGCACGTCGACGCGAGCGGGGTGGGGGCGTCGGTGCTGTCGGTGCGGGAGGACGGCCGGGTGCGGCTGCACCCGCGGGAGATCCCCGGCCTCGACGGCGTGCCGGCGTTCGCGGTGGAGGGGCACCCGGCGTTCATCGTCACCTCCGCGGGCCGCGGCTGGCTCGACCCGGAGCCCGACGTCGTGCTGTCGGGCATCAACCTCGGCGCCAACACCGGGCACGCGGTGCTGCACTCGGGCACGGTCGGCGCGGCGCTGGCCGCCGGGCTGCAGGGCAGGCGGTCGCTCGCGGTCTCGCTCGACACGGGGTGGACGCCGCCCGAGCGGCCGCACTGGGAGGCGGCCGCGCAGGTGCTGCCCGAGGTGCTGGACCTGCTGCTCGGCACCGAGGAGGGCACCGTGCTCAACCTCAACGTGCCCGACCTGCCGCCCGCCGAGCTCGGTCCGCTGCGGGAGGCGCGCCTCGCGGCGTTCGGCATGGTGCAGGTGCGGATCGCGCAGCGCACGACCGACGGCGGCGAGGGCCTGCACATGACGTGGGACGACCGGGCCGAACCGCCGGAGCCGGGCACCGACACCGCGCTGCTGCGCGAGGGCCACCCGACGCTGACGCGGCTCGTGTCGGTCGGCGAGCGCCCCGGCGTCCTGGGGCCCGGCGTACCGACGTCGTGA